The Candidatus Kapaibacterium sp. genome has a segment encoding these proteins:
- the rsmG gene encoding 16S rRNA (guanine(527)-N(7))-methyltransferase RsmG has translation MDITQFWTICSANSIILTLEQLKSFERYRDELIYWNSKVNLISRKDEDNIFERHFLHSLAILKYVKIRSKSKCLDIGTGGGFPGLPIKIANPEINMMLIDSIRKKVKLTEMFAQHTGLRKIEVATIRAEDLAIGKKEFIQFDFIMARAVSSIKNIVDWSYKFLSDSGLYVLLKGGDLTDEIAELKQAYPSMKVREHLIDMYGCDSFKKDEKKIVIIGKRSLEMNDKVLRQNKE, from the coding sequence ATGGACATTACTCAATTTTGGACAATCTGTTCAGCAAATTCAATAATTCTAACTTTAGAGCAACTCAAAAGCTTCGAACGCTACCGTGATGAGTTGATTTATTGGAATTCAAAAGTAAATTTAATTTCACGCAAAGACGAAGATAATATTTTTGAACGGCATTTTTTACATAGCTTGGCTATTTTGAAATACGTCAAGATTCGCTCCAAATCAAAATGTCTTGATATTGGAACCGGCGGCGGCTTTCCGGGATTGCCAATCAAAATCGCAAATCCCGAAATCAATATGATGTTGATTGATTCAATCAGGAAAAAGGTCAAACTTACCGAAATGTTCGCTCAACACACAGGATTGAGGAAAATCGAAGTCGCAACAATCCGCGCCGAAGATTTAGCAATCGGGAAAAAAGAATTTATACAATTTGATTTCATAATGGCGAGAGCCGTGAGCAGTATTAAGAATATTGTTGATTGGTCCTACAAATTTCTATCCGATTCCGGACTGTATGTTTTGCTCAAAGGTGGCGATTTGACTGACGAGATTGCCGAACTTAAACAAGCCTACCCTTCGATGAAAGTTCGCGAACATTTGATTGATATGTACGGGTGCGATTCATTCAAAAAAGATGAAAAGAAGATTGTAATCATCGGCAAAAGAAGTCTTGAAATGAATGACAAAGTGCTTCGTCAAAATAAAGAGTAG
- a CDS encoding glycosyltransferase family 2 protein — MYIAVRKNIIPYFSVIVTTYNRAELLHRACDSLLNQVELDWECIIVDDGSTDETFNICRKYLDADPRFRYIFHSNRGQALSKNAGILASSGIYVTFLDSDDEYRNDHLDIRHKVLNQNPHVELLHGGVKIIGNKFVPDMNDTTKMIHLSDCIIGGTFVIRKEKAIELGGFKALTYGDDTEFYERAVKKGLVIAKIAYPTYIYNRNSPDSICNNIKKSI, encoded by the coding sequence ATGTATATTGCCGTTAGAAAGAATATAATACCTTACTTTTCTGTCATTGTTACGACGTACAACCGAGCAGAATTGTTACATCGTGCTTGCGATTCTTTGCTCAACCAGGTGGAACTTGATTGGGAATGTATCATTGTTGATGATGGAAGCACCGACGAAACCTTCAATATTTGCAGAAAATACTTAGACGCAGACCCAAGATTCAGGTATATTTTTCATTCAAATCGCGGTCAAGCCCTTTCAAAAAATGCCGGAATATTAGCATCATCGGGAATTTATGTTACTTTTCTTGATTCGGACGATGAATACAGAAACGACCATCTCGACATACGTCACAAAGTGCTGAATCAAAATCCTCATGTTGAGTTGTTACATGGTGGTGTCAAGATTATAGGAAATAAATTCGTTCCGGACATGAACGATACTACTAAGATGATTCATTTGTCGGATTGCATCATTGGTGGCACCTTTGTGATTCGTAAGGAAAAAGCTATCGAACTTGGTGGGTTCAAGGCACTAACATATGGTGATGATACTGAATTTTACGAAAGAGCTGTCAAAAAAGGTTTAGTGATTGCGAAAATTGCTTACCCGACTTATATTTATAATCGGAATTCACCCGATTCCATTTGCAATAATATCAAAAAGTCAATATGA
- a CDS encoding DUF4159 domain-containing protein, whose protein sequence is MRNITKLIIIMMIFVTSDAVAQQISSSFKIARVKYSGGGDWYNDPASEIELLKYVQRNTNLKVEPVYEFVDLSTDKIFDYPFLFLTGHGNVNFTDSEVRRLRAYLQNGGFLYIDDDYGLDPFIRKEMKKVFPDQEFAELPFSHGIFHAHFKFPNGVPKINEHDGKKPQTFGLFYRGRLCVVFTYETNPSDGWAPPDIHKTPPDKRELAFKFGTNLIVWALSN, encoded by the coding sequence ATGAGAAATATAACAAAACTAATAATAATCATGATGATTTTTGTGACGTCCGATGCGGTAGCACAACAAATTTCATCATCTTTTAAAATTGCCAGAGTGAAATATTCCGGTGGTGGGGATTGGTACAATGACCCTGCTTCCGAAATTGAGCTCTTGAAGTACGTTCAGCGTAACACAAATCTGAAGGTTGAACCTGTTTACGAATTTGTGGACTTGAGCACCGATAAAATTTTCGATTACCCATTTTTGTTTCTTACAGGGCACGGCAATGTGAACTTCACAGATAGCGAAGTGCGTCGTTTGAGAGCATATTTGCAAAACGGGGGATTTCTCTACATTGATGATGATTACGGTTTAGACCCTTTCATTCGCAAAGAAATGAAGAAAGTCTTTCCCGACCAAGAATTTGCTGAATTGCCATTTTCACATGGCATATTCCATGCACATTTCAAATTTCCAAATGGAGTGCCAAAAATAAACGAACATGACGGGAAAAAGCCCCAAACTTTTGGGCTATTTTACCGTGGCAGACTTTGTGTAGTATTTACTTACGAAACAAACCCAAGCGATGGTTGGGCACCGCCCGACATCCACAAAACACCTCCCGATAAGCGGGAACTTGCTTTCAAATTTGGTACTAATCTTATAGTATGGGCATTAAGTAATTGA